The following proteins come from a genomic window of Finegoldia magna ATCC 29328:
- the thiE gene encoding thiamine phosphate synthase: MRKKLNLSLYLVTDRTNVACEEKFLTKIEESLKGGVTLVQLREKNISTREYIDLAKKVKIICDKFDVPLLIDDRIDVCLASECAGVHLGDEDMEIKDARKILGDNYIIGATAKSVERAVQCEKEGADYLGVGAIYPTKTHVKTKITSVDTLRDINNSINIKTVAIGGLNEDNMDVLKNSGASGIAVVRALMNDDNPQEKAHRLLEKSKQILELR; the protein is encoded by the coding sequence ATGCGAAAAAAGTTGAATCTTAGCTTGTACTTGGTTACTGATAGGACAAATGTAGCTTGTGAAGAAAAATTTCTCACAAAAATTGAAGAATCACTTAAAGGTGGAGTAACACTGGTACAACTAAGAGAGAAAAATATCTCCACAAGAGAATACATAGACTTGGCGAAAAAAGTGAAGATAATTTGTGATAAATTCGATGTGCCGCTTTTAATTGACGACAGAATTGACGTTTGCTTGGCAAGCGAGTGTGCAGGAGTTCATCTTGGAGATGAGGACATGGAAATAAAAGATGCGCGTAAGATTTTGGGGGATAATTACATTATTGGTGCAACTGCAAAAAGTGTTGAGAGAGCTGTCCAATGTGAAAAAGAAGGCGCAGATTATCTTGGAGTTGGAGCAATTTATCCGACAAAAACCCACGTTAAAACGAAAATAACATCGGTTGATACCCTAAGAGATATCAACAATAGCATAAACATAAAAACGGTCGCTATTGGCGGTTTAAATGAGGATAACATGGATGTATTAAAGAACAGTGGTGCAAGTGGAATAGCTGTCGTAAGAGCATTGATGAATGACGATAATCCACAAGAAAAAGCACACAGATTATTAGAGAAATCAAAACAAATTTTAGAATTGAGGTAA
- the hprK gene encoding HPr(Ser) kinase/phosphatase, whose product MKTVKLSAVVKKLDLHVVRTSSDYETIEINNSEINRPGLQLSGFLEEFPYRRIQLFGKAELAYYKAMDMELRIERVRAMMEYDIPCIVFSHYAQIPEEVRKLADEYDKTLLISDRTTTRLISALDEVLEYFLSEEDTIHASLLDVFGMGVLLMGDSSVGKSETALDLVTRGHRLIADDVVEIRKIEKGLLAQAPLNIRHYLEVRGLGILDIQRLYGTGSVRLTTFIDLVIRLEKWQDDKEYDRIGLDDHTTELLGVELPYLEVPVKPGRNIAMIVEVAVRNQRQKLLGYNAAQELNNKLIANMKKDTEEHRKQLKNNKK is encoded by the coding sequence ATGAAAACTGTAAAATTAAGTGCGGTCGTAAAAAAATTGGATTTGCACGTTGTAAGAACAAGCTCTGATTATGAAACAATTGAAATTAATAACTCTGAGATTAACAGACCAGGTTTGCAATTATCTGGTTTTTTGGAAGAATTTCCTTACAGAAGAATTCAACTTTTCGGTAAGGCAGAACTTGCTTATTATAAAGCGATGGATATGGAACTAAGAATTGAAAGAGTAAGAGCAATGATGGAATATGATATTCCTTGTATTGTGTTTTCTCATTATGCTCAAATTCCTGAAGAAGTTAGAAAACTAGCTGATGAATACGACAAAACATTATTGATTTCAGATAGAACTACAACAAGATTAATATCAGCTTTGGATGAAGTACTGGAATATTTCTTAAGTGAAGAAGACACTATTCATGCTTCTTTATTGGATGTATTTGGTATGGGAGTTTTATTGATGGGAGACAGTTCTGTAGGCAAAAGCGAAACAGCTTTAGATTTGGTTACAAGAGGCCACAGACTTATAGCTGATGATGTTGTTGAAATCAGAAAAATCGAAAAAGGTTTGTTGGCACAAGCTCCTCTTAACATTAGACACTATTTGGAAGTAAGAGGTCTTGGAATTTTAGATATTCAAAGATTATACGGCACAGGTTCTGTAAGATTGACTACATTTATAGATTTGGTTATCAGACTTGAAAAATGGCAAGACGACAAAGAATACGACAGGATTGGACTAGACGATCACACTACTGAACTTTTGGGGGTTGAACTTCCGTATCTTGAAGTTCCAGTTAAACCAGGAAGAAATATCGCTATGATTGTAGAGGTTGCAGTTAGAAATCAAAGACAAAAACTTTTGGGCTATAACGCTGCACAAGAGTTAAATAATAAGTTAATTGCCAATATGAAAAAAGATACTGAAGAACATAGAAAACAGTTAAAAAATAACAAAAAATAA
- a CDS encoding cell wall-binding repeat-containing protein yields the protein MNNFKKPLLVMTLAVSLSLGANVSFADNENNKSETNVKAILDNSSKTETTKIQVKLDENNKVISNKNQNNKEEKKEAEVKSQKSAKTERIDAQNRFETAKKIKEKEFKNADTAVIVNSNEFSDSISATNISNGKSPILYTDSNKLDNLTKEALNGIKKVYITGGEKTISSKVVKELNGLGIEVIRVKGKDRYDVNAKSATTSHPVSNKKQNVVIASGENFADSISSTSLAKKKNAPVLLVKKNEVPKSIKEYLNSFRKKGLLGDITIVGGENSVSKIVENELSKLAKVTRIAGDDRYQTSVKVAKHVGVNSERTIVASGEKFVDVLAASPVAQKYNAPIVLVKKMDVPRNEDYKTQEQKSNSVESFFKQNKSNIMYTMVFGGKNTIDNFVVNGIKDLLAGKSLQAKPKVDALVNLPKKQEQQVQEETNKLDKIVELAYKQLGKPYVWGTHGPRSFDCSGLTSFLYKQAYGIGISTSSRAQASYGYKVSKSNLKKGDLMFFATGGGGISHVGIYVGNNKLIHASTPSTGVILSDINSSYYQRTFVTARRLLG from the coding sequence ATGAATAATTTTAAGAAGCCACTTCTTGTTATGACTTTGGCTGTATCATTATCTTTGGGAGCAAATGTTTCATTTGCAGATAATGAAAATAACAAGTCAGAAACAAACGTTAAAGCTATATTAGATAATTCAAGTAAAACTGAAACAACTAAAATACAAGTAAAGCTAGATGAAAATAATAAAGTAATATCTAATAAAAATCAAAATAATAAAGAAGAGAAAAAAGAAGCTGAAGTCAAATCACAAAAAAGCGCCAAGACAGAAAGAATTGACGCACAAAACAGATTTGAAACAGCTAAGAAAATCAAAGAAAAAGAATTCAAAAATGCAGATACTGCAGTAATTGTAAATTCAAATGAATTTTCTGATTCAATCAGTGCAACGAATATTTCAAATGGTAAATCACCTATTCTTTACACTGATTCAAACAAACTAGACAACTTAACAAAAGAAGCCTTGAACGGCATCAAAAAAGTCTACATAACTGGTGGCGAAAAAACTATTAGTTCGAAAGTAGTTAAAGAATTAAATGGTTTGGGAATTGAAGTCATCAGAGTAAAAGGCAAAGACAGATACGATGTAAATGCAAAATCAGCTACTACATCTCACCCAGTTTCTAACAAGAAACAAAACGTGGTTATCGCATCTGGCGAAAACTTTGCAGATTCTATTTCTTCTACTTCTTTGGCTAAGAAAAAGAACGCACCAGTTCTATTAGTTAAGAAAAATGAAGTTCCAAAATCAATCAAAGAATACTTAAACTCTTTCAGAAAAAAAGGTCTTTTAGGAGACATTACTATAGTAGGTGGAGAAAATTCCGTTTCAAAAATTGTCGAAAACGAACTTTCCAAGCTTGCAAAAGTTACTAGAATTGCAGGAGACGACAGATATCAAACATCTGTAAAAGTCGCAAAACATGTAGGTGTAAATTCTGAAAGAACAATTGTTGCTAGTGGAGAGAAATTTGTAGATGTACTTGCTGCATCTCCTGTAGCTCAAAAATACAACGCACCAATAGTTCTAGTTAAGAAGATGGATGTTCCAAGAAATGAAGATTACAAAACTCAAGAACAAAAATCAAATTCTGTGGAATCTTTCTTCAAACAAAACAAATCAAACATCATGTACACAATGGTATTTGGTGGAAAAAACACAATCGACAATTTCGTAGTTAATGGAATTAAAGATTTGTTGGCTGGTAAATCACTTCAAGCAAAACCAAAAGTAGACGCACTTGTAAATTTACCTAAAAAACAAGAACAACAAGTTCAAGAAGAAACTAATAAATTAGACAAAATCGTAGAACTTGCATACAAACAATTAGGCAAGCCTTATGTTTGGGGAACTCACGGTCCAAGATCATTCGACTGTTCAGGACTTACATCTTTCCTTTACAAGCAAGCTTATGGTATTGGAATCAGCACAAGCTCAAGAGCGCAAGCTTCTTACGGATACAAAGTTTCCAAATCAAACTTGAAAAAAGGTGATTTGATGTTCTTCGCAACAGGTGGCGGCGGAATAAGTCACGTTGGAATTTATGTTGGTAACAACAAATTAATCCACGCTTCCACCCCATCAACAGGAGTTATCTTATCAGATATCAACTCAAGCTATTATCAAAGAACATTTGTTACAGCAAGAAGATTATTAGGTTAA
- a CDS encoding cell wall-binding repeat-containing protein, whose amino-acid sequence MNNLKKPLLVMGLMFTFSALNATSSFADVDNTKLVEEVKHDALNHTTNLQTIIKDQENVNAEDSIKSNDAQNTEKNNEKGNKKETTKEDLTEGFEDSKELLKKPAEVKAAKKADVKKITSSSKFETATNIRDEYFSESNTVILTNSSTFVDSLSAVSLSRGNTPILFTKSNSLDSTTLKNLKSNKPRKVYILGGEKSINSSVVNQLKNLGIIVERISGHDRYEVNAKVAEKTHNPNTKQKTNILITSGEKHSDAINSATLAQNKKAPILFVTKNEVTSPIKNYLYSLKKKNAIGSITIVGGENSVSRKVEAFLRSLSNNVDRIAGSDRYSTNVKVAKQVNPNAKRAIVVEGNGYNDALLMSPVAAKLNASLILTKPNDVTRTSDYASVDKHSSMESFFKNNKSLDQVIVCEGNHSISDFVSSSISDLLQGRSLKTAPKADALYKQEKAELRKSNTQNTKATKKVEKPVDSLQAQLAKAKRVFIVRSTAYTSDPRENGGWNVTAIGTKIRRGVIAVDPRVIPLRTRVYVEGYGFATAEDTGGAIKGNKIDVVMDTNAQSRNWGVRNVKIYIL is encoded by the coding sequence ATGAACAATCTTAAAAAACCATTGTTAGTGATGGGATTAATGTTTACCTTTTCTGCTTTAAATGCAACTTCTTCATTTGCTGATGTTGACAATACAAAGCTTGTGGAAGAAGTAAAACATGACGCTTTAAATCACACTACAAATTTGCAAACTATAATTAAAGATCAAGAAAATGTGAATGCAGAGGATTCCATCAAATCCAATGATGCACAAAATACTGAAAAAAATAATGAAAAAGGAAATAAAAAAGAAACTACAAAAGAAGATTTAACTGAAGGCTTTGAAGATTCAAAAGAACTTTTGAAAAAACCTGCTGAAGTAAAAGCAGCGAAAAAAGCTGATGTTAAGAAAATAACTTCATCAAGCAAGTTTGAAACAGCTACTAATATAAGAGATGAATATTTTTCAGAATCAAATACAGTTATTTTAACAAATAGCTCTACATTTGTAGATTCATTATCTGCTGTTTCATTGTCAAGAGGTAACACTCCAATACTATTTACAAAATCAAACTCATTAGATAGTACGACATTAAAAAACTTAAAATCTAACAAGCCTAGAAAAGTTTACATCTTAGGTGGAGAAAAGTCTATAAATAGTTCGGTAGTTAATCAACTAAAGAATTTGGGAATAATAGTTGAAAGAATTTCTGGACACGATAGATATGAAGTTAATGCAAAAGTTGCTGAAAAAACACATAATCCAAATACAAAACAAAAAACAAATATACTTATAACATCGGGTGAAAAACATAGCGATGCAATCAATTCTGCAACATTAGCACAAAACAAGAAAGCACCTATACTTTTCGTAACTAAGAATGAAGTTACATCCCCTATCAAAAATTATTTGTATTCATTGAAGAAAAAAAATGCAATCGGAAGTATTACAATTGTAGGTGGAGAAAACTCAGTTTCAAGAAAAGTAGAAGCATTTTTAAGATCATTAAGCAATAATGTTGATAGAATTGCTGGATCTGACAGATATTCTACGAATGTAAAAGTTGCAAAACAAGTTAACCCTAATGCAAAACGTGCAATCGTAGTTGAAGGTAATGGTTACAACGATGCATTATTAATGTCACCTGTTGCGGCGAAATTAAATGCATCATTAATATTAACAAAACCAAATGATGTTACAAGAACGAGCGACTATGCTTCAGTTGATAAACATTCATCTATGGAATCATTCTTCAAAAACAACAAATCCCTAGACCAAGTTATTGTTTGCGAAGGAAATCACTCAATTTCTGATTTTGTATCATCATCAATATCTGATTTGTTACAAGGAAGAAGTCTAAAAACTGCACCTAAAGCAGATGCATTGTACAAACAAGAAAAAGCTGAACTTAGAAAAAGCAATACTCAAAATACTAAAGCTACTAAAAAAGTTGAAAAACCAGTAGATTCTTTACAAGCTCAACTTGCAAAAGCAAAAAGAGTGTTCATAGTAAGATCAACTGCCTACACTTCTGATCCTAGAGAAAATGGTGGATGGAATGTAACAGCAATCGGAACTAAAATTAGACGCGGTGTTATCGCGGTAGATCCAAGAGTTATTCCTTTGAGAACAAGAGTTTATGTAGAAGGCTATGGATTTGCTACTGCAGAAGACACTGGTGGAGCTATTAAAGGAAATAAAATTGATGTAGTTATGGATACAAACGCTCAATCTCGAAACTGGGGAGTTAGAAACGTCAAAATCTACATCTTATAA
- the nifJ gene encoding pyruvate:ferredoxin (flavodoxin) oxidoreductase translates to MAKHMKTMDGNTAAAHVAYAFSDVATIYPITPSSPMPEAIDVWAADGRKNLFGETVQVTELQSEGGAAGSVHGALVAGALASTFTASQGLLLMVPNMYKIAGENLPGVFHVSARALASHALSIFGDHQDVMAARQTGFALLCSGSVQEVMDLAAVAHLSAIKGKVPFLHFFDGFRTSHEIQKIEVMDYEDLAKIVDWKAIDEFRRNALNPENPKTMGTAENPDVYFQGMEASNTYYEDIVGITEDYINEINKITGRNYGLFNYYGAEDAENIIVAMGSVTETIEETVDYLVSKGEKVGVLKVHLYRPFSKEHFLNAIPKTVKKIAVLDRTKEKGSLGEPLYLDVRDCFYDHENKPVIVGGIYGLGSKDTTPTHINTVYENLKQDKPRTQFTIGIVDDVTHRSLEVKDVINTSPEGTIRCKFWGFGSDGTVGANKSAIKIIGDGTDMYAQGYFDYDSKKSGGVTMSHLRFGNNPIHSTYLLDESDFISCSKQAYVYQYDLLRGLRKGGTFLLNCIWDEKELDTHLPGKLKKYIAENDIKFYTINASKIAAEVGLGGRTNMIMQAAFFKLSKVLPIDEAIKKLKESIVHNYGRKGEDIVNMNYAAVDQGIDQLVEIKVPAEWKNAEEDVEKDANLPEFVKEVASVMNAQQGNDLPVSAFKDRANGEFPMGTSAYEKRCIALNVPEWQMDKCIQCNQCAYVCPHAVIRPFLLNEEDRKNAPETFESKKAVGKGFEDLTFRIQVSPADCTGCGNCADVCPAKEKALIMKPFEEQHIAQKDNWTYAVEKVGYKEDLMPAEKTVKGSQFQQPLFEFSGACAGCGETPYAKLITQLYGDRMLIANATGCSSIWGASAPSTPYCTNAEGKGPAWANSLFEDNAEYGYGMHLAIKKIRLQLKEKMQAFLDLNIESPLNAPFKKFIENMDDVATSKACAAEILQHLDDNTNNEEAEELLKYIRTDRDFLIKKSVWIFGGDGWAYDIGYGGLDHVLASGENINVMVFDTEVYSNTGGQASKSTPTAAVAQFAASGKKVRKKDLGLMASTYGYVYVAQIAMGANQNQTLKAIREAEEYNGPSLIIAYSPCINHGIKAGMGKSQRQEKLAVEAGYWHLYRFDPTLAEEGKNPFQLDSKEPTGSFQDFIRGEVRYLSLQKSFPEQAEELFQEAERDAKERYNTYKRMAEMDYSNSVENTESAEKEENLEKEGKKVESVEKAKEEEGAKKKDVVNPNSTNR, encoded by the coding sequence ATGGCAAAACACATGAAAACCATGGATGGAAATACAGCCGCAGCTCACGTAGCGTATGCATTTTCAGATGTGGCAACTATTTATCCAATTACTCCATCATCACCAATGCCGGAAGCAATTGATGTTTGGGCAGCAGATGGACGTAAGAATTTATTCGGTGAAACAGTACAAGTAACTGAATTACAATCAGAAGGTGGAGCAGCTGGTTCAGTACACGGGGCTTTAGTTGCAGGGGCTTTGGCATCTACATTTACAGCATCACAAGGTTTATTGTTGATGGTACCAAATATGTACAAGATTGCCGGAGAAAACTTACCTGGTGTATTCCACGTATCAGCAAGAGCTTTAGCATCACATGCACTTAGCATTTTCGGTGACCACCAAGACGTTATGGCAGCAAGACAAACAGGTTTTGCATTGTTGTGTTCAGGTTCTGTTCAAGAAGTTATGGACTTAGCAGCAGTAGCACATCTTTCTGCTATTAAAGGAAAAGTACCATTCTTACACTTCTTCGACGGTTTCAGAACTAGTCACGAAATCCAAAAAATCGAAGTTATGGACTATGAAGATTTGGCAAAAATCGTTGATTGGAAAGCTATTGATGAATTCAGAAGAAATGCATTAAATCCAGAAAACCCTAAGACAATGGGTACAGCTGAAAATCCTGACGTTTATTTCCAAGGTATGGAAGCATCTAATACATACTATGAAGATATCGTTGGTATTACTGAAGACTATATCAATGAAATTAACAAGATTACAGGCAGAAACTACGGATTATTCAACTACTATGGTGCAGAAGATGCTGAAAATATTATAGTAGCTATGGGTTCAGTAACTGAAACTATTGAAGAAACTGTTGATTATTTAGTTTCTAAGGGAGAAAAAGTCGGAGTATTAAAAGTTCACTTATACAGACCATTCTCTAAAGAACATTTCTTAAATGCTATTCCAAAAACAGTTAAGAAAATTGCAGTTTTAGATAGAACTAAAGAAAAAGGTTCATTAGGAGAACCTCTATATCTTGACGTTAGAGATTGTTTCTACGATCATGAAAACAAACCAGTTATCGTTGGTGGTATCTACGGTTTAGGTTCAAAAGACACAACTCCAACTCATATCAACACAGTTTACGAAAACTTGAAACAAGATAAACCAAGAACACAATTTACTATCGGTATAGTAGATGATGTTACTCATAGATCATTAGAAGTAAAAGATGTTATCAACACTTCACCTGAAGGAACTATCAGATGTAAATTCTGGGGCTTCGGTTCTGATGGTACAGTAGGTGCTAATAAATCAGCTATCAAGATTATTGGTGATGGTACTGACATGTACGCTCAAGGTTACTTCGATTATGACTCTAAAAAATCTGGTGGGGTTACAATGTCTCACTTAAGATTTGGTAACAATCCAATCCACTCAACTTACCTATTAGATGAATCAGACTTCATTTCTTGTTCAAAACAAGCTTATGTATATCAATATGATTTATTAAGAGGTTTAAGAAAAGGTGGTACATTCTTACTAAACTGTATCTGGGATGAAAAAGAATTAGACACTCACCTTCCAGGTAAATTAAAGAAATATATCGCTGAAAACGACATTAAATTCTACACAATCAACGCTTCTAAGATTGCAGCAGAAGTAGGATTGGGCGGAAGAACTAACATGATTATGCAAGCTGCATTCTTCAAATTATCTAAAGTATTACCTATAGATGAAGCTATTAAGAAATTAAAAGAATCTATAGTTCATAACTACGGAAGAAAAGGTGAAGATATTGTAAACATGAACTACGCTGCAGTAGATCAAGGTATCGATCAACTTGTAGAAATCAAAGTTCCAGCTGAATGGAAAAATGCTGAAGAAGACGTTGAAAAAGACGCTAACCTTCCAGAATTCGTAAAAGAAGTTGCAAGTGTAATGAACGCACAACAAGGTAATGATTTACCAGTATCTGCATTCAAAGACAGAGCAAATGGTGAATTCCCAATGGGAACTTCAGCTTACGAAAAGAGATGTATCGCTCTTAACGTTCCAGAATGGCAAATGGATAAATGTATTCAATGTAACCAATGTGCATATGTATGTCCACACGCAGTTATCAGACCATTCTTATTAAACGAAGAAGATAGAAAGAATGCTCCTGAAACATTCGAAAGCAAAAAAGCAGTTGGTAAAGGATTTGAAGATTTAACATTCAGAATCCAAGTTTCACCAGCAGACTGTACAGGTTGCGGTAACTGTGCTGATGTATGTCCAGCAAAAGAAAAAGCATTAATAATGAAACCTTTCGAAGAACAACATATTGCACAAAAAGACAACTGGACTTATGCAGTAGAAAAAGTTGGATACAAAGAAGACTTAATGCCAGCAGAAAAAACAGTTAAAGGTTCACAATTCCAACAACCATTATTTGAATTCTCTGGAGCTTGTGCTGGTTGTGGAGAAACTCCATACGCTAAATTAATCACTCAATTATATGGAGATAGAATGCTTATAGCTAACGCTACAGGTTGTTCATCAATCTGGGGTGCAAGTGCTCCTTCAACTCCTTACTGCACAAACGCTGAAGGTAAAGGACCAGCTTGGGCTAACTCATTATTCGAAGACAACGCTGAATACGGATATGGTATGCACTTAGCTATCAAGAAGATTAGATTACAATTAAAAGAAAAAATGCAAGCATTCTTAGACTTGAACATTGAAAGTCCATTGAATGCACCATTCAAGAAATTTATTGAAAACATGGACGATGTAGCTACATCAAAAGCATGTGCAGCAGAAATCTTACAACACTTAGATGACAATACAAACAACGAAGAAGCTGAAGAATTATTGAAATATATAAGAACAGACAGAGACTTCTTAATTAAGAAATCTGTATGGATCTTCGGTGGAGACGGTTGGGCTTACGATATCGGATACGGCGGATTGGATCACGTATTAGCATCAGGTGAAAACATCAACGTTATGGTATTCGATACAGAAGTTTACTCAAACACTGGTGGACAAGCTTCTAAATCAACTCCAACAGCTGCAGTAGCACAATTTGCTGCAAGTGGTAAGAAAGTTAGAAAGAAAGATTTAGGTTTGATGGCATCAACTTACGGATACGTATACGTAGCACAAATCGCTATGGGTGCAAACCAAAATCAAACATTAAAAGCTATAAGAGAAGCTGAAGAATATAATGGACCATCATTAATCATCGCTTACTCACCATGTATCAACCACGGTATTAAAGCTGGTATGGGTAAGAGCCAACGTCAAGAAAAATTAGCTGTAGAAGCTGGTTACTGGCACTTATACAGATTCGATCCAACTCTTGCAGAAGAAGGAAAGAATCCATTCCAATTAGACTCTAAAGAACCAACTGGATCATTCCAAGACTTCATCAGAGGAGAAGTAAGATACTTGTCATTACAAAAATCATTCCCTGAACAAGCCGAAGAATTATTCCAAGAAGCTGAAAGAGATGCTAAGGAAAGATACAACACTTACAAGAGAATGGCAGAAATGGATTATTCTAACTCAGTAGAAAATACAGAATCTGCAGAAAAAGAAGAAAACCTTGAAAAAGAAGGTAAAAAAGTTGAATCTGTAGAAAAAGCTAAGGAAGAAGAAGGCGCAAAGAAAAAAGACGTCGTAAATCCAAATTCTACAAATAGATAA
- a CDS encoding GntR family transcriptional regulator, whose protein sequence is MININTTSDVPIYTQIRNEIIREIANGNLQNGDELPSVRQFANDLGINPMTISKAYNILKDEKIIVIDRRVGAKICVDEDYSRNSFEDELKLLLMEAKIRGKSQKDIKNIVEEIIK, encoded by the coding sequence ATGATTAACATAAATACGACGAGTGATGTTCCAATTTACACTCAAATTCGAAACGAGATTATTAGAGAAATTGCCAATGGCAACTTACAAAATGGCGACGAACTTCCTTCTGTTAGACAATTTGCAAATGATTTGGGAATAAATCCTATGACAATTAGCAAGGCTTACAATATTTTGAAGGACGAAAAAATAATTGTAATAGATAGAAGAGTTGGGGCGAAGATTTGCGTGGACGAAGATTATTCACGAAATTCATTTGAAGATGAATTGAAACTACTGTTGATGGAAGCGAAAATTCGCGGCAAATCACAAAAGGATATTAAAAATATAGTGGAGGAAATTATAAAATGA
- a CDS encoding DUF5301 domain-containing protein, translated as MKKKFKLVLLVFVLMLVMVSCKKADPITLPNANDSQVITVTKIEENKEGPTASITSKKDIVDTIKLIQEKAKPTRKQSNNDTPANTKDFRKMEIFYGKDEKMTLYLYQNKKFYIEKPYEGVWEIDNDTFNKLIGAM; from the coding sequence ATGAAAAAGAAATTTAAATTAGTATTGTTAGTTTTTGTGTTGATGTTAGTCATGGTATCTTGCAAAAAAGCAGATCCAATAACACTTCCAAATGCCAATGATTCACAAGTAATCACAGTTACAAAAATCGAAGAAAACAAGGAAGGACCAACGGCTTCTATCACTTCGAAAAAAGATATCGTGGACACGATCAAATTGATACAAGAAAAAGCAAAACCAACTAGAAAACAATCAAACAACGACACACCAGCGAATACAAAAGATTTTAGAAAAATGGAAATTTTCTACGGAAAAGACGAAAAAATGACGTTATATTTGTACCAAAACAAAAAATTCTACATCGAAAAACCATACGAAGGAGTGTGGGAAATCGACAATGATACGTTTAACAAATTAATCGGTGCGATGTAG
- a CDS encoding PH domain-containing protein, protein MIWQFILFFSLVFILFIIRRVNIYTLKINDTFMLYTNFPKGYEDDEFIVDLLGKTKKKLNILFAVSIVLSFLVLLDYDWIMLVYYNLIVVYLVSANIIEYNAMKVIRQYKKDNNISTESSILTYDLKTSRDIEKKKIKLKAWIIPLVVQIVLLVAFFKNKEMFFGYILLLVTMSVSTILTGWFLGRKNTKVYSTNSDENLKLNEESIIKVQQTMYAIYIMFIVLGFVVAYYSSKDIYRIFPILSYIVLYTLAIILALFKYQTIAKNLTAINSDLYNGDFFDPWGYYNPKDDRLMVEDVSVRKGNMTFNRAKLSGKILYALTAVLLISVEFLMISMSLPKTYTVDNTPSTLTISESVYTTVIDKKSIEKVELIEDINKTDGVRLNGTSLKHNSYGKFSIKGIGNCDVYIHNDNPRAIWIKTKDNKNLVFNFPTVKETENFYKNLR, encoded by the coding sequence ATGATTTGGCAATTTATTTTATTTTTTAGTTTGGTGTTTATTTTGTTCATCATAAGAAGAGTGAACATATATACATTGAAAATAAACGATACTTTTATGTTGTATACAAATTTTCCAAAAGGTTATGAAGATGATGAATTCATCGTCGATTTGCTGGGTAAAACTAAGAAAAAATTGAATATTTTATTTGCGGTGAGCATTGTTTTATCTTTTCTTGTGTTGCTTGATTATGATTGGATAATGCTTGTGTATTACAATTTAATAGTTGTTTATCTTGTGAGTGCAAATATTATCGAATACAACGCAATGAAAGTAATACGACAATACAAAAAGGACAATAATATATCGACTGAGAGTAGTATTTTGACGTATGATTTGAAGACTTCAAGAGATATTGAAAAAAAGAAAATCAAACTAAAAGCCTGGATAATTCCGCTGGTAGTTCAAATCGTATTGTTGGTAGCTTTTTTCAAAAACAAAGAGATGTTTTTCGGCTACATTTTGTTGCTAGTCACAATGAGTGTGAGTACAATATTAACGGGATGGTTTTTGGGAAGGAAAAACACCAAAGTTTATTCGACTAATTCTGATGAAAACTTAAAGTTGAATGAAGAAAGCATCATAAAAGTGCAACAAACAATGTATGCGATATATATTATGTTTATCGTTTTAGGATTTGTTGTAGCTTATTACTCATCAAAAGATATTTACAGAATTTTCCCGATTCTTTCATACATTGTTTTGTACACGTTAGCGATAATATTGGCTCTTTTTAAATATCAAACCATAGCAAAAAACTTAACTGCGATTAATAGCGACTTGTACAATGGGGACTTCTTTGATCCGTGGGGATATTATAATCCGAAAGATGACAGGCTCATGGTTGAAGATGTAAGCGTAAGAAAAGGTAATATGACATTTAATAGGGCAAAATTATCAGGTAAAATACTATATGCATTGACTGCAGTTTTATTGATTTCAGTTGAATTTTTGATGATAAGTATGAGTTTGCCGAAAACATACACTGTAGATAACACACCAAGCACTCTTACGATTTCTGAATCTGTTTATACTACTGTAATCGACAAAAAATCAATCGAAAAAGTTGAGCTAATCGAAGATATCAACAAAACAGATGGCGTTAGATTAAATGGAACATCACTAAAACACAATTCTTATGGAAAGTTTTCAATAAAAGGAATTGGAAATTGTGATGTGTACATTCATAACGACAATCCAAGGGCTATTTGGATTAAGACTAAGGATAATAAAAACCTTGTGTTTAATTTTCCAACTGTAAAAGAAACTGAAAACTTTTATAAAAACTTACGCTAA